In Candidatus Zixiibacteriota bacterium, one genomic interval encodes:
- the guaA gene encoding glutamine-hydrolyzing GMP synthase — protein MARAHEMVLILDFGSQYTQLIARRVREAHVYCEIVPFDTNLSLFANRNVRGYILSGGPSSLKDPDAPRVSRPFFDAGVPILGICYGLQLLADQFGGELVRSDKREYGRAAFSVVEPTPLLRNVTPTSQVWMSHGDSIVNMPKGFRLVGSTESLHVAAVADEQRKIYGLQFHPEVHHTIEGKKIIQNFLFDICGLRGDWTAESFIDETVARIQAQVGDGKVVLGISGGVDSTVASVLLSKAIGKRLQGVFVDTGLLRKNEFTDVVAMLTTLGINLHPVDASALFLERLAGVEDPEKKRKIIGASFIDVFESEAERLGEIDFLAQGTLYPDVIESVSFKGPSVTIKSHHNVGGLKERMKLKLIEPLRELFKDEVRAIGRALGLPEQFIRRHPFPGPGLAVRILGDVTKERCDLLREVDAVFIEELHNRMIYDDIWQAFAVLLPVRAVGVMGDERTYENVVALRAVTSVDGMTADWARIDYDILAHISNRIIRTVKGVNRVTYDISSKPPATIEWE, from the coding sequence ATGGCCCGTGCCCATGAAATGGTGCTGATCCTCGATTTCGGATCGCAATACACCCAGCTGATCGCCCGCCGCGTGCGCGAAGCGCATGTCTATTGCGAGATCGTGCCGTTCGACACGAACTTGTCTCTGTTCGCGAACCGAAATGTGCGAGGGTACATACTATCGGGTGGGCCGTCGTCATTGAAAGACCCTGATGCCCCCCGTGTGAGCCGTCCGTTCTTCGACGCAGGCGTCCCTATACTCGGCATTTGCTATGGCCTGCAACTCCTTGCGGACCAGTTTGGTGGTGAACTTGTACGCAGCGATAAGCGGGAATATGGCCGGGCGGCGTTCAGCGTGGTTGAGCCCACACCACTTTTGCGAAATGTTACGCCAACGAGCCAGGTCTGGATGTCACACGGCGACTCGATTGTAAACATGCCCAAGGGGTTCCGGTTGGTCGGCTCAACCGAATCGCTGCATGTGGCGGCTGTGGCCGACGAACAGAGAAAAATATATGGTCTCCAGTTCCATCCGGAGGTGCATCACACGATTGAAGGAAAGAAGATCATCCAAAACTTCCTTTTCGATATCTGCGGCCTCCGCGGTGACTGGACGGCGGAGTCGTTTATCGACGAGACAGTAGCCAGAATACAGGCACAGGTTGGGGATGGTAAAGTAGTGCTGGGAATATCCGGCGGTGTGGACTCCACTGTTGCCTCGGTGCTGCTTTCGAAAGCGATCGGCAAACGGCTGCAGGGGGTGTTTGTTGATACCGGTTTACTTCGCAAGAATGAATTCACAGACGTCGTCGCCATGCTGACAACGCTCGGCATTAACCTGCACCCGGTGGATGCCTCGGCCCTCTTTCTCGAACGGCTGGCAGGGGTCGAAGATCCCGAGAAGAAACGCAAGATCATCGGGGCGAGCTTCATCGATGTTTTCGAATCCGAAGCCGAGCGTCTGGGAGAGATCGATTTCCTGGCGCAGGGGACATTGTATCCGGATGTGATCGAGTCGGTGTCGTTCAAGGGGCCGTCGGTCACGATCAAGTCGCACCATAATGTGGGTGGGCTCAAGGAGCGCATGAAGCTCAAGCTGATCGAGCCGCTAAGGGAGCTTTTCAAAGATGAAGTACGCGCGATCGGACGGGCGCTCGGTCTGCCGGAGCAGTTTATCCGGAGGCACCCGTTCCCAGGACCAGGGCTGGCGGTGCGCATTTTGGGAGATGTCACCAAAGAGCGATGCGACCTGCTTCGTGAGGTTGACGCCGTGTTCATCGAGGAGCTGCACAACCGGATGATCTACGATGATATCTGGCAGGCGTTCGCGGTGCTGCTGCCGGTGCGTGCTGTTGGCGTGATGGGGGACGAACGGACGTACGAGAACGTGGTGGCGCTTCGCGCGGTGACTTCGGTTGACGGTATGACCGCCGACTGGGCGCGGATTGACTACGATATACTTGCGCACATTTCGAATCGGATCATCCGCACGGTGAAGGGGGTAAACCGCGTGACGTACGACATTTCCTCCAAGCCCCCGGCGACGATTGAGTGGGAATAG